A DNA window from Nitrososphaerota archaeon contains the following coding sequences:
- a CDS encoding HEPN domain-containing protein — MAREEAKNWYEGALIDLEESKSALLNKRLNWALFAAHQAVEKALKAAYIILKRKRGPKTHDLTRLASVFDFLADFRPIVSELSPYYTVARYPNAAFERPWEAISEETAKRLVEAAEAVVRRVGVELGFRSP; from the coding sequence TTGGCTAGGGAGGAGGCAAAGAACTGGTATGAGGGAGCCCTCATCGACCTCGAGGAATCTAAATCAGCTCTCTTGAACAAAAGACTGAACTGGGCTCTCTTCGCAGCACACCAAGCCGTGGAGAAGGCGCTCAAAGCAGCCTACATTATTCTAAAGAGGAAGAGGGGCCCTAAGACCCACGACTTAACAAGGTTGGCATCTGTGTTCGACTTTCTTGCCGATTTCAGACCAATAGTATCGGAGCTCTCACCCTACTATACGGTCGCAAGGTACCCTAACGCTGCGTTTGAGAGACCTTGGGAGGCGATCAGCGAAGAGACCGCTAAGAGGCTCGTTGAAGCTGCTGAGGCGGTGGTTAGAAGGGTTGGTGTTGAGCTCGGCTTTAGAAGCCCTTGA